AACAAATTCCAGTGTGATTGACAAATTAACCAgaaagttttgttacaaattagcTTCTTATGTGTGAATATGCGCCATGCAacagcgagaaatacagtttaTTTGACGTTATGTGAACAATTAGGAATGAAAACTTAAAATGAGATATATCGTTATACTAATACTCCGTCTTATTttagctttgtaactttttgtAAACAAAGATATCACCTAGCTACTAATAATTGACAAACAAGTTCCTGTTTCACTTTGTTTAAAGTTACTTTGGCCAACTGGCATGCAAACAACCGAAAGGTTCTAGAACGGGAACAAAGTATTGATTGTCAATGatggttttgaaaattttcaccgtGCACTTTAAACGGCTAAGAAAATTCCAGTGAGATGACCGCTGGACCATTCACTTCAGTTACAAAAACTTGTAATCGTAATTATGCTATGATGGAAATGACTAAAACTCTTTTTTTTCAACTATTAGGTATTTCAAAGAAGACGAGATGGCAGTCTGGATTTCTATCGATATTGGAATGACTATAAGAACGGGTTTGGTTTCCCTACTGCCGAGTTCTGGCTTGGAAACGACAGACTGTACACACTGACCAATCAACGACGTTATGAACTTCGCATTGACCTTGAAGACTTTGACAATGAAACCAGATATGCCAAGTACGACAACTTTATCATCGGCGAcgaattcagtaaatataaaTTAACTCTGGGCGAGTATTCCGGAACTGCAGGTATTACATACATTTTGCTGTTGTATGCTTTGTGATTTCACAACCAAACAAGTAAATTATTGCTTCCTTGATTACATGTAGGCCGGCTTCGCAAGTAAATGGCGCAAGATCTTTCAGTTAaacatataatataaataaCAAGGTGTTACCCAGGTTACCAAATTAGAACTTATACTACCTAGCAAAACGGACTTTTCTTGCCGATCACTATATTAAATAGCGATTCTCAACGTTGTCACATACGGAACCTGTCGCCATGAACGTTTCACACTTAAACAGTGTTCACAAACACCTTCGGGGGTGTTTGAGGTTTGGGGGAGAATCCAGAAAAGTGTTCTCTTTTCTAAGATCCCTTCTGGCACCGAAAAAATTTAAGTACCGTCTTCCTACTCATAATAATAATTACCCATTTCCTCTGAGAATACCACCACTGGGAGTCGACATCAGTGAACTTGGTATCAAAAGTTATTCGCTATAAAAATTGAACGATTAATAGTAGGCATAATTGTCATgaccagaaatgtgtaaatcattgttctgttcattttcattttaaaactgaTGCAGTTCTAGTCATTGAAAGTTCGATTCATAACTATCTAATACATCTATTTCTATTGTGTCTTAGTTCTTGGGTCTCTTTGTGTACACGTTtcgtttaattttgtttttattgtcgCAATTCAGTACAATTAAACCTTAAGCAAAATATAGCCTCCCATTACCTGTGCACTTTAAAATTTGACCCTCCCCCACCACGGCAGTCTGTGAAATTCAGTTTTTGTATGTTTCGAATCAATAAATTTGCCTTCGCTAAGATAAAGAGATGTTGCAATGCCAATAGTATGAATTGTCAATGCGAGTTTGAATGTTTGGAAGTGCGACGACAGGATCATGTGTGATTAATTTAGTGTGAATGGAAATTATTTCAGAGACGCTATACGCCGTTTATTCGACGAGCAAATAAATACGCCTCATTTTCATTACAGAAGACGATCTCGAAGTTCACAATGGCAAACCCTTTTCAACAAGGGACCGGGATAATGACGACAGTTCTTCAAATTGCGCTGCATTATACACTGGTGCGTGGTGGTATGAAGCCTGTCACAATTCCAATTTGAATGGTCAATACCTTGGTGGCGTGACGGCATCTTACGCCAAAGGCGTCGTTTGGTGCCAATGGAAGGGTTATTATTATTCCCTGAAGACCAGCGAGATGAAGATCAGACCGATTTTAAGAAAGTAAAGAGCGAAAGTTGAAGTGAAAAGAAATTTATCGCCTAATATTAAGAGAACAGTAATGAGTTAATTTGCATTCTTTGATTCAAGACCAggccactttgaatttgaaataaagcatttaacTCATCATCCGCACAAAAATGGctctttttttattcttttctccTGGTAACAGTCAAACCTATTCTTTCAAAACAATTCGACTCGTCAAAAAGTCAATTGAGTTTTACCATGAACTCCCGCTCAACTAAATCAAAGTTTTGAAGTAAGTTCGAAAATCAAGGACGAAATCATGATCCGAACTTCTCCCTAACATGATCGATCGCTGAAGTTGGTTATCAGAAGTTCAAATTTTTGACGGCCTgagtttttttttgaattttatacaaagtctggttgGTGATTGATCATCATGCATATACACAGTTGCCATGGTGTATCTGTGGTTTATATTAGTCCAGCGGCGATCGAAATAGAACTCTAATCCCCCTTTCTGAAGACGAAATCATTTCGCATTATTATTATCGACAGCCCCAGAGTAAAAGAAATGACTGTTTTACATGAATTTAACCACACTGGCGAAGATATCGACACTTTTCCCGTCGTAGTGCTTGCTGATAAAAGCTGTTTTCGGCAATATCTATCTTTTCCTGCTCATAATATTCTTCAACTGTCAGTGTCAGTGCAACTTGCAAGTTAATGAGCATCTACAGTCACTTCAGGACTGTTAGACGGCAAAAGCCGGAGAGGTGGGGGCGGAGTTGTAATAATGTGGATATTTGAAAAGGAAGTCGTGAATCGTTCATAACTGACTGACGGGATGAATATATTGTGAATGAGTACTCAGAAATA
Above is a window of Ptychodera flava strain L36383 chromosome 19, AS_Pfla_20210202, whole genome shotgun sequence DNA encoding:
- the LOC139119092 gene encoding fibrinogen C domain-containing protein 1-like, which translates into the protein MSFDFILWTLFLLTLSQLCGIHADISEQNERREGDKRLPVDCYDILTKNKNSVSGVYTIQPDDQGTPFKVFCDMDTDHGGWTVFQRRRDGSLDFYRYWNDYKNGFGFPTAEFWLGNDRLYTLTNQRRYELRIDLEDFDNETRYAKYDNFIIGDEFSKYKLTLGEYSGTAEDDLEVHNGKPFSTRDRDNDDSSSNCAALYTGAWWYEACHNSNLNGQYLGGVTASYAKGVVWCQWKGYYYSLKTSEMKIRPILRK